In Rhodospirillales bacterium, one genomic interval encodes:
- a CDS encoding acyl carrier protein: MSSTEARLRTLIRENLDLDHEPDFDLQFSEVGVSSIDAVAFYKLVNDEFQLNMVAEDCLQFRTLRDLVAHIDSRAG, from the coding sequence ATGTCGTCCACGGAAGCCCGCCTTAGGACCCTCATCAGGGAGAATCTCGACTTGGACCATGAACCTGACTTCGACCTGCAGTTCAGTGAAGTCGGGGTTTCTTCCATCGATGCAGTGGCATTCTACAAGTTGGTCAACGATGAGTTTCAGCTAAACATGGTGGCGGAGGATTGCTTGCAATTCCGGACCCTGCGGGATCTGGTCGCGCATATTGATTCGCGCGCGGGCTGA
- a CDS encoding ribose-phosphate pyrophosphokinase, giving the protein MRLLAGNSNEQFASAVADELGLRLTAADVRRFSDGEVFVEVRENVRGQDVFVLQSTSPPANDHIMELLVCIDALRRASAASVTAVIPYFGYARQDRKAAPRAPISAKLVANLITTAGASRVLTIDLHANQIQGFFDIPVDNLYAAPVIAADIRERFQNDSYVLVSPDVGGVARARYLAARVDSSLAIVDKRRDRENVSEVVNIIGEVRGRVCIIVDDIVDTAGTLCNAAQALTTAGASRVACYATHGVLSGPAVERIDGSTLDMLLVTDSIAARDEVAKSPKIQTLSVVPLVAEAIRRISDHRSVSNLFD; this is encoded by the coding sequence ATGCGCCTACTGGCTGGAAACAGCAATGAGCAATTCGCTAGCGCGGTTGCCGATGAGTTGGGCCTCAGGCTGACAGCTGCCGATGTTCGGCGATTTTCGGACGGCGAGGTGTTCGTCGAGGTGCGTGAAAACGTCCGGGGCCAGGACGTGTTCGTGCTGCAATCCACGTCTCCTCCCGCTAACGATCACATCATGGAGCTGCTGGTCTGCATCGACGCCCTGAGACGTGCCTCTGCGGCCAGCGTTACGGCAGTGATCCCTTACTTCGGCTATGCGCGCCAGGACCGAAAGGCGGCGCCCCGCGCACCGATCTCGGCCAAGCTTGTCGCCAACCTGATCACGACGGCCGGTGCCAGTCGCGTGCTGACCATAGATCTGCACGCAAACCAGATCCAAGGATTCTTCGATATCCCCGTCGATAACCTGTACGCCGCGCCGGTAATCGCTGCCGACATCCGGGAGCGGTTCCAGAACGATTCCTATGTACTGGTCTCGCCCGACGTCGGCGGCGTCGCTCGAGCGCGGTACCTGGCCGCCCGGGTGGACAGCAGCTTGGCCATCGTCGACAAGCGGCGCGACCGCGAGAACGTCTCCGAAGTCGTCAACATCATCGGAGAAGTCCGCGGGCGGGTTTGCATCATCGTGGATGACATCGTCGATACCGCGGGCACTCTTTGTAACGCGGCGCAGGCTTTGACGACGGCCGGAGCCAGCCGCGTTGCGTGCTATGCGACCCACGGTGTGCTGTCAGGCCCGGCAGTTGAGCGGATCGATGGTTCCACGCTGGACATGCTGCTGGTGACCGACAGCATCGCCGCGCGCGACGAGGTTGCAAAATCGCCGAAAATCCAGACACTCTCGGTCGTCCCGCTGGTCGCCGAGGCGATCCGGCGGATCAGCGATCATCGCTCGGTATCCAACCTCTTTGACTGA
- a CDS encoding NAD(P)/FAD-dependent oxidoreductase translates to MSSRADDDRPPETDVEFDVVVIGGGFGGMYMLHRLRGVGMSARAYEVADDVGGTWYWNRYPGARCDVESMQYSYSFSEDLEQDWSWSEKYASQPEILEYARHVADRFDLRRDIRFRTRVTTASFDEQTHRWTVETNRGDRVTGRFLVSAVGCLSAANLPAFEGMDDCQVPILHTGQWPHRGFDFSGLRVGVIGTGSSAIQSIPVIARDAESVVVFQRTPNYAVPARNTPMNRDYERRVKASYPDFRALARTRMPAFLFQYDKRSALEVPPVARDRHYEDYWRRGGLGFLGAFSDLLLNQESNDSAAEFVRGKIRSVVKDPVVARLLSPSNVFGCKRLCVDTGYYETFNLPHVNLVDVSETPIRCFTETGLVVADRRYDFDAIVCATGFAAMTGSLDRIRITGRNGMTLKEKWKAGPRTYLGLTSAGFPNFFTVTGPGSPSVLANMMPAIEQHVDWITHCLLRMEEAGSRTIEPLAANEDDWVGHVNDVASESLRSSCSSWYIGANIPGRPRVFMPYIGGFPAYLERCNSEAESGYAGFAIEGGAPVAPPRAFPWTTRWSVVTSN, encoded by the coding sequence ATGAGCTCGCGGGCGGACGACGATCGTCCTCCGGAGACCGACGTCGAGTTCGACGTGGTCGTCATCGGCGGCGGGTTCGGCGGCATGTACATGTTGCATCGCCTGCGCGGCGTCGGAATGTCGGCACGAGCCTATGAGGTCGCGGACGATGTAGGTGGCACGTGGTACTGGAACCGCTATCCGGGTGCGCGATGCGACGTGGAGAGCATGCAGTACTCGTACTCGTTTTCGGAGGACCTGGAGCAGGACTGGAGCTGGTCGGAAAAGTACGCGTCGCAGCCAGAGATTCTCGAGTACGCCCGGCACGTCGCGGATCGCTTCGATTTGCGGAGGGATATCCGGTTTCGAACCCGTGTGACGACGGCGAGTTTTGACGAGCAAACGCATCGATGGACGGTTGAGACGAACCGAGGAGACCGGGTAACCGGGCGGTTCCTCGTTTCGGCGGTGGGCTGTCTGTCCGCCGCCAACTTGCCGGCCTTCGAAGGGATGGACGACTGCCAGGTGCCGATCCTGCACACCGGGCAATGGCCGCACCGGGGCTTTGACTTTTCTGGTCTCCGCGTCGGTGTGATCGGGACGGGCTCTTCCGCCATCCAGTCCATTCCGGTCATTGCCCGGGACGCCGAGTCGGTGGTCGTCTTTCAGCGCACGCCAAACTACGCGGTTCCGGCACGAAACACGCCGATGAACCGAGACTATGAGCGCAGGGTCAAGGCGAGCTATCCCGACTTCCGTGCCCTGGCCCGCACCCGTATGCCGGCCTTCCTGTTTCAATATGACAAACGCTCGGCTCTGGAGGTGCCGCCTGTTGCCCGCGACCGGCACTACGAGGACTACTGGCGTCGGGGCGGACTTGGATTTCTGGGCGCGTTTTCCGACCTTCTGCTGAACCAGGAATCGAACGACAGCGCCGCGGAATTTGTTCGCGGCAAGATCCGTTCGGTGGTCAAGGATCCGGTGGTTGCCCGGTTGCTGTCGCCCAGCAACGTATTCGGCTGCAAGCGCCTGTGCGTCGATACCGGCTACTACGAGACCTTCAATTTGCCGCACGTGAATCTGGTCGACGTGTCCGAGACGCCGATCCGGTGTTTCACCGAAACCGGCTTAGTGGTCGCTGACCGGCGCTACGACTTCGACGCCATCGTGTGCGCCACCGGATTCGCGGCGATGACAGGATCGCTCGACCGCATACGTATTACTGGTCGAAACGGCATGACATTGAAAGAGAAGTGGAAGGCGGGTCCCAGAACTTACCTCGGCCTGACATCCGCCGGATTCCCGAACTTCTTCACGGTCACGGGGCCAGGAAGCCCGTCGGTCTTGGCCAACATGATGCCTGCCATCGAGCAGCACGTGGACTGGATCACACACTGCCTGCTTCGAATGGAAGAGGCCGGTTCTCGGACCATTGAGCCCTTGGCGGCAAACGAGGATGACTGGGTCGGCCACGTCAACGACGTTGCCAGTGAATCCCTGCGGTCGAGCTGCAGTTCCTGGTACATCGGCGCGAACATTCCAGGCCGTCCCCGCGTGTTCATGCCGTACATCGGTGGATTTCCGGCGTACCTTGAGCGATGCAACTCAGAAGCCGAGTCGGGCTATGCCGGTTTCGCAATTGAGGGTGGAGCGCCTGTAGCGCCGCCACGCGCCTTTCCGTGGACGACAAGGTGGTCAGTGGTGACATCGAATTGA
- the pth gene encoding aminoacyl-tRNA hydrolase: protein MDQVFVGLGNPGATHARQRHNAGFMALSSIAAEHRFGRTRQRFRGAIRSGRIDGTSVLALCPLTWMNRSGESVSLACRFYKVPPARVTVFYDDLDLAAGKVRVRHGGGSGGHRGIDSIDRCLGRDYRRVRIGIGRPPHDEPAERYVLRDFGRAELDWLQPLLAAMATSAPLLVSGEDDRFMNRVVLDAPPPAAGGD, encoded by the coding sequence GTGGACCAGGTTTTCGTCGGGCTCGGCAACCCGGGAGCAACGCACGCACGCCAGCGACACAACGCCGGCTTCATGGCGCTTTCCTCGATCGCCGCCGAACACCGTTTTGGGCGTACGAGGCAGCGATTTCGTGGCGCCATCCGTTCAGGCCGGATTGACGGCACCTCCGTCTTGGCGCTGTGTCCCCTTACCTGGATGAACCGCTCGGGCGAGTCCGTGAGTTTGGCCTGCCGGTTCTACAAGGTACCTCCGGCGCGGGTAACGGTGTTCTACGACGACCTTGATCTCGCGGCCGGAAAAGTCCGGGTTCGCCACGGCGGCGGCAGTGGCGGCCACCGGGGCATTGACAGCATCGATCGCTGTCTCGGACGCGACTATCGAAGGGTCCGGATCGGGATCGGCCGTCCGCCCCATGACGAACCGGCGGAGCGGTATGTCCTCAGGGATTTTGGTCGGGCCGAACTTGACTGGCTGCAACCGCTGCTGGCCGCGATGGCAACCTCGGCGCCGCTGCTGGTCAGCGGCGAAGACGATCGCTTTATGAATCGTGTGGTGCTGGATGCACCGCCGCCCGCGGCGGGGGGAGACTGA
- a CDS encoding 50S ribosomal protein L25/general stress protein Ctc, which translates to MENTSTIKAEVRTPRGKGGARELRRKGRLPAIIYGKDFEPVAIDIDLDFSRREIRRPGFRTRLYDIDLNRDSAIRVLPQAVAYHPVTDDPVHLDFLRVGPDTRVTVEVPVAFLNQEVCPGLKRGGVLNIVRRTINVNCPASLIPEAIEFDVAELEIGDSLHISHTELDPAVQPTIGDRDFTVASIVAPSALVSAATAEEEEEEVEEGEELEETPELEEAPTEE; encoded by the coding sequence ATGGAAAACACGTCGACCATCAAAGCCGAGGTGCGCACACCTCGCGGCAAGGGAGGGGCACGGGAGCTCCGCCGAAAGGGCCGGCTGCCGGCCATCATCTACGGCAAGGACTTCGAACCCGTCGCCATCGACATCGATCTCGATTTCAGCCGTCGCGAAATCCGGCGACCAGGCTTTCGAACCAGGCTGTACGACATCGATCTGAACCGGGACTCCGCGATCCGGGTGCTGCCGCAGGCTGTCGCCTACCATCCGGTCACCGATGATCCGGTCCACTTGGATTTCCTGCGTGTCGGACCGGACACCCGGGTCACCGTCGAAGTCCCGGTTGCGTTCCTCAATCAGGAGGTCTGCCCTGGCCTCAAGCGCGGCGGCGTGCTCAACATCGTCAGACGCACCATCAACGTGAACTGCCCGGCCAGCCTGATCCCGGAAGCAATCGAATTCGACGTCGCGGAACTGGAAATCGGTGACAGCCTCCATATCAGCCACACCGAGCTGGATCCCGCCGTGCAGCCCACCATCGGGGATCGGGATTTCACGGTTGCGAGCATCGTCGCACCTTCCGCGCTGGTCTCCGCCGCAACTGCTGAAGAGGAAGAAGAAGAAGTAGAGGAAGGGGAGGAGCTCGAGGAGACTCCCGAACTGGAAGAAGCACCAACGGAAGAGTAG
- a CDS encoding SOS response-associated peptidase — protein MSNPMCGRYSLTDPAGARRDLFGDPNGSVPEPNAHIAPGTEVLAGGRSAEGQIRAAILFWGLSSERSESSGLVVNARAENVARNPSFRESFQRRRCLIAADAFYEWGMPEEGAQIAWKFRAADDGYLAFAGIYQPLRSASEGGPATGCVIVTTASNGLVGRVHDRMPAIVTRADFDTWLDPETPREELQDLLRPLPDEELQAEELEPLS, from the coding sequence ATGTCTAATCCCATGTGTGGCCGATACAGCCTGACCGATCCCGCTGGCGCCCGGCGCGACCTTTTCGGGGACCCGAACGGGTCCGTGCCTGAACCAAACGCCCACATTGCCCCGGGAACGGAGGTGCTTGCCGGCGGACGAAGTGCCGAGGGCCAGATTCGCGCGGCGATACTGTTCTGGGGCCTTTCGTCGGAACGTTCCGAATCGTCTGGTTTGGTCGTGAACGCGCGGGCCGAGAACGTGGCCCGGAACCCGTCATTCAGGGAATCCTTCCAGCGCCGCCGTTGCTTGATTGCGGCGGACGCCTTCTACGAATGGGGGATGCCGGAGGAAGGCGCCCAGATCGCGTGGAAGTTCAGGGCGGCTGACGACGGTTACCTGGCGTTTGCCGGGATCTATCAGCCGTTGCGCTCGGCCAGTGAGGGTGGTCCGGCTACCGGATGCGTGATCGTGACGACGGCGTCGAACGGCCTCGTGGGCCGGGTGCACGACCGCATGCCGGCGATCGTCACGCGGGCCGATTTTGATACCTGGCTGGATCCCGAGACACCTAGGGAAGAATTGCAAGATCTGCTTCGACCTCTTCCCGATGAGGAACTGCAGGCCGAGGAGCTGGAACCACTTTCGTAG
- the ychF gene encoding redox-regulated ATPase YchF, translating into MGFRCGIVGLPNVGKSTLFNALSGAAAAEAANYPFCTIEPNVGRVPVPDSRLDRLAAISGSAVRTPAVIDFVDIAGLVKGASQGEGLGNRFLARIREVDAIVHVLRCFDDDRVTHVTGRPDPVADAEVVETELLLADLGTLERTQDRLIKSARSGDRSSRQRLEIVERSIQQLGDGQPARELADESNAALFRELGLLTNKPVLFVANVAESDVHHGNALTQAAAAHAATHDADLLLVSAQLEAELIELEAAEDREAFLGSVGLSESGLLRVARAGYALLGLITFFTANPKETRAWTISAGTAAGSAAGVVHSDFERGFIAAETAAFDTFVEAGGEQGARASGQLRSEGRDYVVRDGDVILFRFNL; encoded by the coding sequence ATGGGATTCCGGTGCGGCATTGTGGGGCTGCCCAATGTCGGAAAGTCCACTCTGTTCAATGCCTTAAGCGGAGCGGCCGCCGCGGAGGCAGCCAACTACCCCTTCTGCACCATCGAGCCAAATGTTGGTCGCGTACCGGTTCCCGATTCACGCCTTGATCGGCTGGCCGCCATTTCCGGATCCGCTGTCCGCACCCCTGCCGTGATCGACTTCGTGGACATCGCCGGCCTGGTGAAAGGCGCCAGCCAAGGCGAGGGCCTCGGCAACCGATTTCTCGCGCGCATCCGGGAAGTTGATGCGATCGTCCACGTGCTGCGTTGCTTCGACGACGACCGCGTCACTCACGTGACCGGGCGACCGGACCCCGTGGCAGACGCAGAAGTCGTGGAAACGGAACTCCTGCTTGCCGATCTCGGAACTCTGGAAAGAACCCAGGATCGCTTGATCAAATCGGCTCGGAGCGGCGACCGAAGTAGCCGGCAGCGGCTTGAGATCGTGGAACGCAGCATCCAGCAGCTGGGAGACGGTCAGCCAGCACGAGAGCTGGCCGACGAGAGCAATGCGGCGTTGTTTCGGGAGCTGGGCCTGCTGACGAACAAGCCAGTGTTGTTCGTTGCCAACGTCGCCGAGTCAGATGTTCACCACGGCAACGCGCTGACGCAGGCTGCGGCAGCCCACGCCGCCACGCACGATGCGGACCTGCTGCTGGTGTCGGCGCAATTGGAAGCCGAACTCATTGAGCTCGAAGCTGCGGAAGACCGCGAGGCATTCCTTGGCAGCGTCGGGCTCTCCGAGTCGGGGCTCCTTCGGGTGGCGCGCGCGGGCTACGCGCTACTGGGATTGATCACGTTCTTCACTGCCAACCCGAAAGAGACGCGTGCCTGGACGATCAGTGCCGGGACGGCGGCCGGGAGCGCGGCCGGCGTGGTCCACAGTGACTTCGAGCGCGGGTTTATCGCCGCGGAGACAGCAGCCTTCGACACGTTTGTGGAAGCAGGTGGCGAGCAAGGGGCCCGCGCGTCAGGCCAACTCCGCAGCGAGGGCCGCGATTACGTTGTCCGCGACGGCGACGTCATCCTGTTTCGCTTCAACCTATAG